The following coding sequences are from one Triticum dicoccoides isolate Atlit2015 ecotype Zavitan chromosome 4A, WEW_v2.0, whole genome shotgun sequence window:
- the LOC119286322 gene encoding putative HVA22-like protein g isoform X1, translating to MLGEFLSRVLLLLFGYAMPAFECFKTVEARPNDAHMLRFWCQYWIIVAMVIAVESFISWMPMYGEIKLAFFVYLWYPKTKGSDIVYDTFLRPMVMQYEPNIEQRLLHLRARSGQLLTFYIQNFADKGTAFFMDVLRSVVSDEPAASVSERNKKSSGWSPFATKRRPPSPPPQESIFGGPADLDAAAVAQVIRASMAGAKPARRQYSGKY from the exons ATGCTGGGGGAGTTCCTCTCCAGGGTCCTCCT GCTGCTGTTCGGGTACGCGATGCCGGCGTTCGAGTGCTTCAAGACGGTGGAGGCGCGCCCCAACGACGCGCACATGCTCCGCTTCTGGTGCCAATACTG GATCATAGTGGCCATGGTGATAGCCGTCGAGAGCTTCATCTCATG GATGCCGATGTACGGAGAAATCAAGCTGGCTTTCTTTGTGTACCTGTGGTACCCCAAGACAAAG GGCAGCGACATCGTGTACGACACCTTCCTCCGGCCCATGGTGATGCAGTACGAGCCGAACATCGAGCAGAGGCTGCTGCATCTGAGAGCCAGATCGGGGCAGCTGCTCACCTTCTACATTCAGAACTTCGCTGATAAAGGGACGGCCTTCTTCATGGATGTCCTGCGATCCGTCGTTTCTGACGAACCTGCAGCATCAGTTTCAGAG AGGAACAAGAAGTCGTCCGGGTGGAGCCCCTTCGCCACCAAACGCCGGCCGCCGTCGCCTCCGCCACAAGAGTCCATCTTCGGCGGCCCCGCCGACCTTGACGCCGCCGCCGTGGCCCAGGTTATCCGCGCTTCCATGGCCGGCGCCAAGCCGGCCCGGCGACAGTACAGTGGGAAGTACTAA
- the LOC119286323 gene encoding uncharacterized protein LOC119286323, with product MVTAVAAVLEPPSRSPLRRRHRLANGAGATTGDFELRHWRPAKKSSSSGMKGRWVPPEIEIPSGEEGGYTSLRDIISSPEYAAAKQAHSPADGAGGGGDVHMIRHPLVKHAAYAYLQLTPSAREDPGRLRRRRRGPLCRLVLGCLGFVGAFFTR from the coding sequence ATGGTAACGGCGGTGGCAGCCGTGCTGGAGCCTCCGTCACGGTCGCCGCTGCGGCGGCGGCACCGGCTGGCGAACGGGGCGGGTGCTACCACCGGCGACTTCGAGCTCCGGCACTGGCGCCCGGCCAAGAAGAGTAGCTCGTCCGGGATGAAGGGGCGGTGGGTGCCGCCGGAGATCGAGATCCCCAGCGGCGAGGAGGGGGGATACACCAGCCTCCGCGACATCATCTCGTCGCCCGAGTACGCCGCGGCCAAGCAGGCTCACTCCCCCGCGGACGGGGCCGGAGGCGGCGGGGACGTGCACATGATACGCCACCCGCTCGTGAAGCACGCGGCGTACGCGTACCTGCAGCTCACGCCATCCGCGCGGGAGGACCCCGGCAGGTTGCGCCGGCGGAGGCGCGGCCCCCTCTGCCGCCTTGTCCTCGGCTGTCTCGGCTTTGTCGGGGCGTTCTTCACGCGGTGA
- the LOC119286322 gene encoding putative HVA22-like protein g isoform X2: MLGEFLSRVLLLLFGYAMPAFECFKTVEARPNDAHMLRFWCQYWIIVAMVIAVESFISWMPMYGEIKLAFFVYLWYPKTKGSDIVYDTFLRPMVMQYEPNIEQRLLHLRARSGQLLTFYIQNFADKGTAFFMDVLRSVVSDEPAASVSERTDSDGQHRKPSSWLARTFRESIKLEDRLVPHQPIGHVRARILKVKR; encoded by the exons ATGCTGGGGGAGTTCCTCTCCAGGGTCCTCCT GCTGCTGTTCGGGTACGCGATGCCGGCGTTCGAGTGCTTCAAGACGGTGGAGGCGCGCCCCAACGACGCGCACATGCTCCGCTTCTGGTGCCAATACTG GATCATAGTGGCCATGGTGATAGCCGTCGAGAGCTTCATCTCATG GATGCCGATGTACGGAGAAATCAAGCTGGCTTTCTTTGTGTACCTGTGGTACCCCAAGACAAAG GGCAGCGACATCGTGTACGACACCTTCCTCCGGCCCATGGTGATGCAGTACGAGCCGAACATCGAGCAGAGGCTGCTGCATCTGAGAGCCAGATCGGGGCAGCTGCTCACCTTCTACATTCAGAACTTCGCTGATAAAGGGACGGCCTTCTTCATGGATGTCCTGCGATCCGTCGTTTCTGACGAACCTGCAGCATCAGTTTCAGAG AGGACAGACAGCGACGGCCAACATAGGAAGCCGTCGTCGTGGCTCGCGCGCACGTTTCGCGAGAGCATCAAGCTTGAGGATAGACTCGTGCCCCACCAACCAATCGGCCATGTGCGTGCACGAATCTTGAAGGTGAAACGTTAG